The region TTAATGCAGCAGAATAAAACACTACTCTTTACTTCCCTTGTCTTCAGCATACAACCAGCAGTTCACCGTATGTCCGGGAGTCACTTGGATAGTAGGCGGAGCTTTCTTCTTACAGATTTCCATACACTGGGAACAACGGGGATGAAAGTGGCAACCTGAGGGAGGGGCTACAGGAGAGGGTACATCCCCTTCCAGAATAATACGTTGACTTTTACGTTCTGGATCAGGAACGGGAACCGCGGATATTAACGCCTGAGTATAAGGGTGTAGCTTGTTGTTATAAAGCTCATTACGAGGAGCTTTTTCAACAATCTTTCCTAAATACATGACCGCTACTTCATCACAAAAATATTCAACCACCGATAGGTCATGGGCTATAAACAAATAGGTTAGGTCAAAATCCGATTGTAGTTTTTCTAATAGTTCCAATATTTGTACCTGAATGGATACATCCAGGGCTGAGACAGGTTCATCCAGAACGATGAGTTTGGGATTGAGTGATAAGGCTCTTGCTATACCAATCCGTTGTCGTTGACCACCGGAAAATTCATGGGGATATCTATTAATATAAGAAGGATCAATACCTGATTTTGCCATCAGGTCCTGGATACGTTCTTTTCTTTCTGCTTTAGTTGAATACAGTTTGTGAATGTCCAGACCTTCTCCAATGATGTCACCTACAGGTATACGAGGATTCAAGGAACCATAAGGATCCTGGAATACCATTTGAAATTCTCTTCGCTTTTGATTCAACTTAGCCTTGGAAAAAGAAAACAAATCATATTGCTTTCTTAAAGCTTTTAGTTCTGCCACTTTCGCAAGAATTTGGGGATCTTTCTTTTGTCCCTTGGCTAATGCTTCTTGTACTTCCTGTTTGAGGCTGAGTACCTTCTCCACTATATCATGGGGGGTGTCAAAGAATAACTCTCCCTCTGTAGGTTGATAGAGGGCTGTAAGGGTCCGACCAGCCGTGGTTTTACCGCAACCAGATTCTCCCACCAATCCTAGAGTCTTTCCCTTTGGAATATTAAGACTGATACCATCAACAGCTTTAACATGTCCAATAGTACGTTTGAACACACCTGCTTTGATGGGGAAGTATTTTTTGAGGTCATGAACCTCTACTAAATTATCCAATTATTGTTCCTCCCTTGTGTAGAGATGGCAGCGCACATAGTGATCCTCTGTAATCTGTGTTTTATCAGGCATGCTTTGATCACAAAGCTCAAAAGCATGAGGACAGCGATTAAGGAAAGGGCAACCTTTAGGTAGATTGATTAAGCTTGGAACGCTACCTTTAATGGATTCCAATTTTTTATCGGGATCACCCAATACAGGTATCGATTTGAGCAAACCTTGTGTATAAGGGTGTTTGGCATTCTTGAATAGTTCATTTACTTGAGCCTGTTCAACAACACGCCCTGCATACATGACAATAACCCTGTCTGCGTTTTCTGCAATCACAGCCAAGTCATGGGTAATCAAGAGAACTGCTGAATGAAACTCTCTGCCTAGTTTTTGTATCAAGTCCATAATCTGAGCCTGAATAGTTACATCCAGAGCTGTTGTTGGTTCATCTGCAATCAGCAAGGAGGGATCATTAATGAGAGCCATAGCAATGATGATACGTTGACGCATTCCCCCGGACATTTCATGGGGAAAGGAGTCAGCCCTTTTTTCTGCTTCAGGAATTCCTACAAGCTTCATCATTTCGACAGCTTTAGCCCATCGCTCTTTTTTGTTTAGATTTGTATGAACTTCAAGAACTTCTGATATTTGTG is a window of Spirochaeta cellobiosiphila DSM 17781 DNA encoding:
- a CDS encoding ABC transporter ATP-binding protein, giving the protein MSTNTKNVIVEVKDLVTSFNTEEGKVHAVNGVSFDIREDEILGLVGESGCGKSVTSLSIMGLLPCPPGQIESGQILYKGKDLLQLPEKSMQKMRGKDFSMIFQEPMTALNPVAKIGTQISEVLEVHTNLNKKERWAKAVEMMKLVGIPEAEKRADSFPHEMSGGMRQRIIIAMALINDPSLLIADEPTTALDVTIQAQIMDLIQKLGREFHSAVLLITHDLAVIAENADRVIVMYAGRVVEQAQVNELFKNAKHPYTQGLLKSIPVLGDPDKKLESIKGSVPSLINLPKGCPFLNRCPHAFELCDQSMPDKTQITEDHYVRCHLYTREEQ
- a CDS encoding ABC transporter ATP-binding protein, with product MDNLVEVHDLKKYFPIKAGVFKRTIGHVKAVDGISLNIPKGKTLGLVGESGCGKTTAGRTLTALYQPTEGELFFDTPHDIVEKVLSLKQEVQEALAKGQKKDPQILAKVAELKALRKQYDLFSFSKAKLNQKRREFQMVFQDPYGSLNPRIPVGDIIGEGLDIHKLYSTKAERKERIQDLMAKSGIDPSYINRYPHEFSGGQRQRIGIARALSLNPKLIVLDEPVSALDVSIQVQILELLEKLQSDFDLTYLFIAHDLSVVEYFCDEVAVMYLGKIVEKAPRNELYNNKLHPYTQALISAVPVPDPERKSQRIILEGDVPSPVAPPSGCHFHPRCSQCMEICKKKAPPTIQVTPGHTVNCWLYAEDKGSKE